Genomic segment of Octadecabacter arcticus 238:
TTATGTCAGATCACATCAAAATACAGCCTGCGACAGGCACTTGGGTCGTTCGCGCAGCTGGTGCAGTGCTCGGGGAAAGCAATGATGCGCTTAAGCTGGTGGAAGGCGACAAGCCGTTCGTGATTTATTTTCCGCGGACTGATATTTCCATGGCATTTTTCGACAAATCCGAAACCACAACGACCTGCCCGCACAAAGGGAAGGCCACATATTATGATCTCGTAGCAAAAAGCGGGACATACAAAGACACCGCATGGTCCTATGACGACCCCAAAGACGACGTTGCGCAAATCAAAGGCTATCTGGCATTTTTCGTCGATAACGTGGCGGTGGAACAGCTTTAAGAATGTTCTTCTGCAGCTGTCGCGGCCAAAGCGCGGTTGAACGCGCGCAAGACGTCGACCTGAAACAGCGCCCCACGCAGTTCTGGGGGGCCGTCACCAACTGCAGGGATGACAACGGGAATGAAACTTGATCCCGTCGCTTCAAGGATCGGCATGGCTTGGTCCAGCATCATGTCTTGCGAAATATACACCCCTTCAAGGATCAGTGCCGCGCAGGTCTCAGGGTCCGCAGCTTTCGGGTGGTCAGCTATACGCATGACGCTAGCCACTTTGAACGTTCCCAACAAATAGGCCTGCTGCCAGATGCACGCCGCGCCGTTCCCGTTGGGTGAGAAAGAAGCTGCGATGCACCAGTTTTGATGCCAGTGCGGATGAAAGCGATACCGACACCATCACTGCGATGCCCGTTTGCCAATCGCCCGTCAGTTCAAACACAATCAACGTGGTTGATATCGGCGCGCCAAGGACGGCAGCCGTGACAGCGCCCATAATACCTGCCAGCGCGTACAACGTCCCCTCACCCGATACGTCTGGAAAAATTCCAGTCGCGACAATGCCGAACGCCAGACCTGTCATCGCGCCGACCATCAAAGACGGTGAAAACACGCCGCCGCCCATGCGCCCTGCCATGGTGATGGCCACCGCAACAATCTTGATGAACACAAACACAATTGCTTCGTGCATGACCAATCGGCCCGTCAGGGCGTCAGACGTGGTTTCATAGCCAACGCCGATGATGTGCGGATAAAATATCGCCCCCCCCCCGAGCAATGTCCCCGCAATCATCGGCCGCAAATAACGCGGAATCCGCCAGCGGGTCTTCAACGCGGTGCCCATGGTGTCGACCCACAAAATCGCCCGCATCAGTACCACGGCAATCAGACCGCACAGCAATCCAAGGATCAGGAACGCCGGAAGTTCGACATAAAACGCAAGGATATTCTGGTTCGGGATCAGGAACTCAGTAACGTCGCCATAAACGGAACGGTTGATGACAGTCCCCGCAACGGACGCGATGACAATCGGCGCAAAGGCGTGCACCGCAAAATGGCGCAGCACAACTTCGAGCGCGAACAGCGCGCCGGCAATCGGCGCATTAAAACTTGCGGACACCGCGGCAGCAACTGCGCAGCCCATCAGATCGCGGCCCGTAATCCCATCGGCACGGATCAGGCGGCTGACATAGGTCGACACAATCGCGGCCAGATGCACCACCGGACCCTCGCGGCCCGTCGATCCACCGGTTGAGAGCGTGATAAAAGACGCAAGCGACGAGACAAGACCTTTTCGCCGCTCGACCCGCCCATCATAAAGCGCGGCCCCCTCAATCACATCAGCAACAGAACGCACGCGCCCGTCATCGGTGAATTTGTTCAAGATCACCCCGACAGCCAGCCCGCCAGCCATCGGGATCAGTAATATCCACCACCAATCCAGCCGCGCTGCGTCAGATCGCAGATGCGCCACATCATCAGTCTGGTAAAGCCACGCCTGAAACGTCTCAATCCCGAACCGAAACCCGATCGCGGCGAAACTGGCCGCAATGCCGACAAGCAACGCAATAAACCAGAACTGAACTTGGGACGGACCGCGGGTGCGGATCACATGCCAGCCACCACGACAGGCCGTTAGGGCGTCATCGATCCCCTGCCCGATCAGCGATTTCTGCGGCTCCGCCATATCGTCCCGTTATTTCTTCACTCGCGCGTCGCGGTGTCTTAGAGTGCGGCAATCCAACGGGGAGAATTCCATGTCCATTAACGCCGCCATTGACGCGCTTGCCACAGTGTTAGGCGATCGGCTGTCGCAGTCCAAGTCCGATCTGGCAGCACACGGCCAATCCGAGACGCACTTTGATCCGACACCGCCCGATGCCGTCGCCTATCCGCGCAACACGGATGAGGTTTCGCAAATTGTGACACTCTGTGCGCAGCATCACTGCCCCGTGGTTGGCTACGGCGCGGGGACGTCACTCGAAGGGCATACATTGGCGACCAGCGGCGGTATCACAATCGATTTTCGCAATATGTCTCAAGTGCTTGAGGTGCAAAGCGGCGACATGACCGTGCGCGTTCAACCTGGCATCACCCGCGAAGCGTTGAACGAAGACTTGCGCGCAACTGGCCTGTTCTTTCCTGTCGATCCCGGTGCCAACGCATCCCTTGGCGGCATGGCCGCGACGCGGGCCAGCGGCACCACCGCTGTGCGTTATGGAACCATGCGCGACAATGTTATGGCGCTTGAAGTCGTGCTGGCAGATGGGCGGATCATTCGCACAGGATCCGGCGCGCGCAAATCATCGGCGGGTTACGATCTAACGGCGTTGATGGTCGGCTCTGAGGGGACGTTGGGTCTGATCACTGAACTCACCCTGAAATTGCAGGGCCAGCCGGAAGCCATCGCCGCCGCCACCTGCGCCTTTGACACAATCGACGCGGCTGTGCAGGCCGTCACAGCGACCATCGCCATGGGTATTCCAATGGCGCGGATTGAATTTCTGGACGCGGCCAGCGTCGCCGCGGTGAATGCCTATTCCAAGGCGGACTTTCCAGTGACCCCGCACCTGATGGTCGAATTTCACGGCTCGGACGCGGGCGTGGCAGAACAGGTCGAACGGTTCGGCGATATCGCGCTAGACTGCGGCGGGTCCGCGTTTTTATGGGCGACAAAACCCGAAGACCGCACCCGCCTTTGGCAAATGCGCCACCACGCGTATTGGGCCATCCTTGCATCGCGCCCAGGACTAAACGTAGCTGCAACCGCAATTGTCACCGATGTCTGCGTACCGATCAGCAGGTTGGCGCAGGCTGTGTCCGAAACCCAAGCCGATATAGATGCCAGCACGATCCCCGCACCTATTTTGGGACATGTCGGCGATGGGAATTTTCATGCGATTTTGCTGATTGATCCCGAAAACGCGGATGAAAAACACGCGGCTCTGGACCTGTCTGCGCGCATGGCAAAACGCGCATTGGCACTTGGTGGAACGGTGACAGGCGAACACGGCGTAGGTCTGGGGAAGCTGGACTACATGGCGGCCGAACACGGTGCCAGCTGGGACGTCATGGCACAGATCAAACGAGCGATGGACCCGCTGAATATTCTGAACCCCGGCAAAGTTGTGCGACTGAATTGATGACAGGTGGCAGTAAAGTCACCGGTTGATCAGGCCGGTAGCAACGCAATCGCGGCTGCGCGTGCCTCATCTGTGATGCGATCGCCGCTTAACATCCGCGCGATTTCATCGATGCGATCCGCACCCACCAAACCGACAACGGTCGACAGTGTTGCGTCTTTTGTCTGGCGCTTTTCAACCCGCCAATGGTGATCCCCCAAGGCCGCGACCTGCGGGCTATGGGTCACAACCAGGACCTGGCCTTGCGATGCCAACTGCGACAGACGGCGCCCGACCGCATCCGCCGTCGCACCGCCGACGCCGCGATCAATCTCGTCAAAGATCAACGTCAGACCAGATTCCGTCCCCGTAAGACAGACTTTCAATGCCAGTAAAAAGCGGCTCAATTCACCGCCAGACGCGATTTTACCGATGGGTCCCGCCGGTGCGCCGGGGTTGGTGGCGACTGTAAACGACACGGTGTCAGCGCCGTCGGGGCCAGCATCGCTCGGTGTGATTTCAGTCACGAAAACAGCGCGTTCCATCTTGAGCGGCGCCAGTTCCTTGGCCATCGCCTTGTCCAGCTTACCCGCCCACTTGCGCCGCGCGTCGCTTAAACTGCCAGCAGCGCCGTCATAGGCCGCTTGTGCCGTTGCTAGAACTTCCGCCAGTTCGGCAAGATCAGACGCGCCACGATCCAGCGCAGCCATCCGTTCACGCAACCCGTCCGCAAAGGGACCGAGTTCGTCCGCAAGAACGTTGTGTTTGCGGGCCAGACCACGGATCGCAAAAAGGCGTTCCTCCGCCTGTTCAAGATCGTGGGGATTGAACGCAAGTTCAGCAATGCAAGTCTCAACACCTGATTGCGCCTCACCAAGCTCAATCATTGCGCGTTCAAGGGATGCCAACGGCGCGTCAAGAATGCCATCCGCCTGCCCAGATGCATCGCCCAACCAACGCATCGCATCACTAAGCTGCCCTTCAGCTCCGTTTACACCAAGCGCCTGATATGCCTTATGAATATCTTCGCCGATCTTTTCGGCTGCCTGCATTTTGCGGCGCTGTTTGTCCAGATCCGCATCCTCGCCGGCGCTTGGCGATAACCCGTCAAGTTCGGCAACCGAATGGCGTAAGAATTCTTCTTCTGCCTGCAATTCAGCGATGCGGACTTCTGCTCCAGCAAGCGCCTTTTTGGCGACGGATAGGTCTTTCCAAGCTGCTCTGACTGCTGTCAAACGCGGCGCCAGATTTCCAAAATCATCAAGCAAGATGCGGTGCCCGCGCGGGTTCAGCAACCCGTGATCATCGTGCTGCCCATGCAATTCAACCAGCGTTTCGGACACCGCCCGCAAAATATCGCCGCTCACTCGTCGGTCGTTTATCCACGCGGTTTTGCGCCCGTCACGGCCATTGATCCGACGCAAAATCAACGCGTCATCGTAGCCAAATCCCGCCTCGCGCAGCACGTCCCACGCGCCATGACTCTCGGGCAGATCAAACTCGGCAATGACCTCTCCCTGATCCGCGCCTTGGCGCACCAGTTCAGCACGACCGCGCCATCCCAGCACAAAGCCAAGCGAATCCAACAAGATAGACTTACCCGCACCAGTTTCACCAGTCAGAACATTCAGACCCGGCTGAAACACAAGTTCCAGCCGGTCAATAATGAGCATGTCACGAATATCAAGGCTGCGGAGCATTTTGCCCGCCTAGAGCCATTCGCCGCGGACCATTTGGCGATAAATTGCAGCCAACCAATTGTCACCCATTGGCTGCGGTTCAACACCGGACCCGGTCAACAAGGCAAAGCTGTCAGCATACCATTCGGTCGAGCGATAGTTGTACCCAAGGACCGCACCTGCACTGCGTGCCTCGTCCAGCAAGCCAAGGGACAGATAGCTTTCGACCAAACGGTGCAGCGCCTCGGGGGTGTGCGACGTCGTTTGGAAATCTTCGACCACAATGCGGAACCGGTTCACGGCGGCCGCGAAATTGTCGCGCTTGAGGTAGTAGCGCCCGATTTCCATTTCCTTGGCCGCGAGGTGGTCAAACGCGAGGTCGAACTTCAATACGGAAGATCGCGCATATTCGCTATCTGGATAGCGTTCAATTACGACCCGTAAAGCCTGCAGCGCCTGAAACGTCAGACCTTGATCGCGGCCAATTTCGTCAATCTGATCATAATAGCTCAGCGCCAGCAAATACTGTGCATAGGCCGCGTCGTCATCGACCGGATAGAAATCGATGTAATGCTGCGCGGCGGCGCGGGAATTGGGGTAATCCTGATCGCGGTGATAGGAAAACGCCTGCATGATCAGCGCGCGTTTGGCCCATTCGGAATAGGGGTAAAGACGTTCAATCTCACCGAAATAGAACGCCGCATCGTCGGCCTGACTGCGTTCAAGCTCAAACTCACCACGTTCAAAAATTTGCTGTGCGGAAAAGGAGTCGAGCGCACCAGACGCCCGACTGTCAAATGAATTGCAGCCTGCCAATAAGCCAAGCGCAATAACGCCTGTGGCCAGACCATTTCGAATTCTGCAGATGCTGCTGCGGCCTGACATAAAGGCGCCCCCGCTCACGATTATTGTTCGAAGATAACCCTCGATTGACATTTGTCTAGCACACAAATTTGGCGTGCAAAATGCCTTTTCTACGCCTTTGGGCAGGTTTGGTGGCAGGACTGATATGACAGGCGAAATGCAGCATCAATTGGGCCCAAGTTAAGCGACTTGTGGCAGGTCAGCCCAGCGAAGTCCGACACCTGGCAAACGCGCAGCGATTCCAGCGTCAGCGTCGCGCCAACCCCAAGCTTCTGGGTCAGCAAACAGCGCGCAAAGAAGCGCATTCGTAACCGCATGGCCCGCTTTGGAGCCCGTATAACGTCCCAAAATAGGGGCACCCGCTGTGTACAAATCGCCCAATGCATCCAGCATTTTATGGCGCACAGCCTCGTCCTTGTGGCGCAAACCACCGGGACTGAGGATATCTGCACCATCAACCACGACTGCGTTTTCAAGCGTGCCGCCAAGAGCCAAGCCCTGCGCTCGCATCGCGTCCACGTCGGACGAACGACAAAACGTGCGGCTGTTGCAAAGCTCACGTACGAAGGCGCCGTTGGACATATTCAGCGTTTTTTCCTGATGACCAATCGCACGATCTGCAAAATGAATTTCGAACCGGATGTGCAGTGTATCGGCCGGATCGAGCCGCGCTTGCGCGCCTCCCACTGTCACCGAAATTGATTTACGCACTTCAATCACGCGCAGCGGCGCGTTAAGGTGGCGGATGCCAGCATGCAGAAACCCTTCGACGAACTCCGCAGAGGATCCGTCGAGAATCGGAACCTCTGGGCCCGTGACCTCGACCAGCGCGTTATTCAAACCACATCCCGCGAGCGCGGCCATAATATGTTCAATGGTGGAGACAGACGTTCCAGCCGCATTTTCAATGCGCGTATTTAACGGAGAAACAGTGACACGGTGCCATAGTGCTGGCACGTCAGCATTATAGGCATCAACGTCCGTGCGGCGAAAAACGATTCCATGATCGGCAGGCGCCGGACGCACAAGGACAGACACAGGCTGCCCAAGATGGAGCCCCTTGCCTTCAAATGCTACTGTGGTTTCAATCGTCGTCTGCACGTTTTTAGCCTCATTTTTATTTAGATAGACTTAAGAGGTCGGACCCGATCCCTCAACACACTCTTTGCAACGGTCTGAAACATGGGCGTAACATTGCAGCGCAATACTGCCGATTTAAATGCTACGGTGCAGCAAGTATCTGTTATAAAAAGAAAAAAGGCCACCCGAGGGCAGCCCATTTTCATAAATTGTGACCTTACGTCAGACCAAAATCAGTTCGCTTGGCGGCGCAAAAAGGCGGGAATTTCAATCCGCTCTTGGTCAGCATCGGCCTGTGACATCGGAGCAGGTGCCTCTTCGCGCATGGACTCGACGGGGGGCTGCGGACGCTCTCTGGCTTGGCTTTCGTTATGGCCGGTCATGCGGCTGATCAGGCTGTTAAGCCCACCCATGCGTGGCTTTGCGGATTCTTCGGACTCCATCGGTTCTGCGATTGGTGCAGCCACAGGCTTGCTGCGCGCCGCTGCTGTGCGCAAACGATCAAGAGTTTCCTGTGACGGCGTGCCAATTGCAGGGCGCTGCGG
This window contains:
- a CDS encoding DUF427 domain-containing protein encodes the protein MSDHIKIQPATGTWVVRAAGAVLGESNDALKLVEGDKPFVIYFPRTDISMAFFDKSETTTTCPHKGKATYYDLVAKSGTYKDTAWSYDDPKDDVAQIKGYLAFFVDNVAVEQL
- the lpxC gene encoding UDP-3-O-acyl-N-acetylglucosamine deacetylase, whose amino-acid sequence is MQTTIETTVAFEGKGLHLGQPVSVLVRPAPADHGIVFRRTDVDAYNADVPALWHRVTVSPLNTRIENAAGTSVSTIEHIMAALAGCGLNNALVEVTGPEVPILDGSSAEFVEGFLHAGIRHLNAPLRVIEVRKSISVTVGGAQARLDPADTLHIRFEIHFADRAIGHQEKTLNMSNGAFVRELCNSRTFCRSSDVDAMRAQGLALGGTLENAVVVDGADILSPGGLRHKDEAVRHKMLDALGDLYTAGAPILGRYTGSKAGHAVTNALLCALFADPEAWGWRDADAGIAARLPGVGLRWADLPQVA
- a CDS encoding FAD-binding oxidoreductase, coding for MSINAAIDALATVLGDRLSQSKSDLAAHGQSETHFDPTPPDAVAYPRNTDEVSQIVTLCAQHHCPVVGYGAGTSLEGHTLATSGGITIDFRNMSQVLEVQSGDMTVRVQPGITREALNEDLRATGLFFPVDPGANASLGGMAATRASGTTAVRYGTMRDNVMALEVVLADGRIIRTGSGARKSSAGYDLTALMVGSEGTLGLITELTLKLQGQPEAIAAATCAFDTIDAAVQAVTATIAMGIPMARIEFLDAASVAAVNAYSKADFPVTPHLMVEFHGSDAGVAEQVERFGDIALDCGGSAFLWATKPEDRTRLWQMRHHAYWAILASRPGLNVAATAIVTDVCVPISRLAQAVSETQADIDASTIPAPILGHVGDGNFHAILLIDPENADEKHAALDLSARMAKRALALGGTVTGEHGVGLGKLDYMAAEHGASWDVMAQIKRAMDPLNILNPGKVVRLN
- the recN gene encoding DNA repair protein RecN: MLRSLDIRDMLIIDRLELVFQPGLNVLTGETGAGKSILLDSLGFVLGWRGRAELVRQGADQGEVIAEFDLPESHGAWDVLREAGFGYDDALILRRINGRDGRKTAWINDRRVSGDILRAVSETLVELHGQHDDHGLLNPRGHRILLDDFGNLAPRLTAVRAAWKDLSVAKKALAGAEVRIAELQAEEEFLRHSVAELDGLSPSAGEDADLDKQRRKMQAAEKIGEDIHKAYQALGVNGAEGQLSDAMRWLGDASGQADGILDAPLASLERAMIELGEAQSGVETCIAELAFNPHDLEQAEERLFAIRGLARKHNVLADELGPFADGLRERMAALDRGASDLAELAEVLATAQAAYDGAAGSLSDARRKWAGKLDKAMAKELAPLKMERAVFVTEITPSDAGPDGADTVSFTVATNPGAPAGPIGKIASGGELSRFLLALKVCLTGTESGLTLIFDEIDRGVGGATADAVGRRLSQLASQGQVLVVTHSPQVAALGDHHWRVEKRQTKDATLSTVVGLVGADRIDEIARMLSGDRITDEARAAAIALLPA
- a CDS encoding outer membrane protein assembly factor BamD; its protein translation is MSGRSSICRIRNGLATGVIALGLLAGCNSFDSRASGALDSFSAQQIFERGEFELERSQADDAAFYFGEIERLYPYSEWAKRALIMQAFSYHRDQDYPNSRAAAQHYIDFYPVDDDAAYAQYLLALSYYDQIDEIGRDQGLTFQALQALRVVIERYPDSEYARSSVLKFDLAFDHLAAKEMEIGRYYLKRDNFAAAVNRFRIVVEDFQTTSHTPEALHRLVESYLSLGLLDEARSAGAVLGYNYRSTEWYADSFALLTGSGVEPQPMGDNWLAAIYRQMVRGEWL